Proteins co-encoded in one Erwinia sp. genomic window:
- the yjeO gene encoding Inner membrane protein YjeO (ID:JIFNMEKO_00633;~source:Prodigal:2.6), which translates to MDKSCAGTISKIMLTIYVLFVICFCFVGSTLEKSDFIDHVEIHDVCDLLRTIVIDDYRGGVAAVTLLLMLPVLLYSIWRHFKACFVNITLLVFVMVWVWCFIINYHQCLEYYFVDPIAHG; encoded by the coding sequence ATGGACAAGTCATGTGCTGGGACGATAAGCAAAATAATGCTGACTATCTACGTGCTTTTTGTTATCTGTTTTTGTTTTGTCGGTTCAACCCTGGAGAAAAGTGACTTTATTGATCATGTTGAAATACATGATGTTTGTGATCTATTACGAACGATTGTGATAGATGACTATCGTGGTGGGGTGGCAGCTGTGACATTGTTGCTTATGCTACCGGTTCTCTTATACAGCATCTGGCGTCATTTTAAAGCTTGTTTTGTCAATATTACGCTGCTGGTTTTCGTGATGGTGTGGGTGTGGTGCTTTATTATCAATTACCATCAATGCCTTGAATATTACTTTGTGGATCCTATTGCTCACGGCTGA
- the yggX gene encoding putative Fe(2+)-trafficking protein (ID:JIFNMEKO_00640;~source:Prodigal:2.6): MSRTIFCTFLQRDAEGQDFQLYPGELGKRIYQEISKEAWAQWMSKQTMLINEKKLSMMNPEDRKQLETEMENFLFEGQDVHIEGYTPPSA, translated from the coding sequence ATGAGTAGAACCATTTTTTGCACGTTTCTGCAACGCGACGCAGAAGGCCAGGATTTCCAGCTCTACCCCGGCGAACTGGGCAAGAGAATCTACCAGGAAATTTCAAAAGAAGCCTGGGCGCAGTGGATGAGCAAACAAACCATGCTAATCAATGAGAAAAAACTCAGCATGATGAATCCTGAGGATCGAAAACAACTCGAAACAGAGATGGAAAATTTCCTGTTCGAGGGACAGGATGTCCATATTGAAGGCTATACTCCGCCCTCAGCATGA
- the rspR_1 gene encoding HTH-type transcriptional repressor RspR (ID:JIFNMEKO_00635;~source:Prodigal:2.6): protein MKYEMGLKMASDLNDKDEPIYQALMSAIVEHQLPPGSKLPEEALASAFGISRTGIRKVLQRLAAVQMVVLTPKRGAQVATPGVDEGRDIFRTRAMLECANLDAVIAHCQSPHLNALEKLSEQEKVAHQEHDGAAAIRLSAAFHIQLQAISGNQVLTEMVSRLTQRSSLVIAAYGAPWQQGCRCDDHDNLIALLRKKSLQPLTVAMEQHFSRIMASLHFERTGEVIPDFNQLFAAKRSQCCG from the coding sequence ATGAAGTATGAGATGGGCCTGAAAATGGCCTCAGATCTGAATGATAAAGATGAGCCAATCTACCAGGCACTGATGTCAGCCATTGTTGAACATCAGCTGCCGCCGGGCAGTAAATTACCCGAAGAGGCATTAGCCAGCGCTTTTGGTATCAGTCGTACCGGCATCCGTAAAGTATTACAACGCCTCGCTGCGGTGCAAATGGTGGTGCTAACGCCCAAACGTGGTGCGCAGGTCGCCACTCCCGGGGTTGATGAAGGACGGGATATTTTTCGAACTCGCGCGATGCTGGAGTGTGCCAACCTTGATGCGGTGATTGCCCACTGCCAGTCACCTCATCTCAACGCACTGGAAAAATTGTCTGAACAGGAAAAAGTCGCCCATCAGGAGCATGACGGTGCGGCGGCGATTCGTCTTTCTGCCGCATTTCATATTCAGCTGCAGGCGATATCCGGCAATCAGGTGCTGACCGAGATGGTATCGAGGTTGACGCAACGCTCTTCTCTGGTCATCGCTGCCTATGGGGCTCCCTGGCAGCAGGGGTGTCGGTGTGATGACCATGATAATTTAATTGCCTTGTTGCGTAAAAAATCACTTCAGCCGCTGACTGTTGCGATGGAGCAGCACTTTTCACGCATTATGGCGAGTTTGCATTTTGAACGGACAGGTGAAGTTATCCCTGATTTCAACCAACTTTTTGCAGCAAAAAGGAGTCAATGTTGTGGGTAA
- the pgdA gene encoding Peptidoglycan deacetylase (ID:JIFNMEKO_00637;~source:Prodigal:2.6) has protein sequence MMTEMTHLASQASGSSYPRDLRGYAGQPPHANWPGQARIAVQFVLNYEEGAENHVLHGDAGSEQFLSDIIGAASYPDRHMSMDSLYEYGSRAGFWRIHHEFQKRGLPLSVFGVAMALARHPDIVEAIKAADYDVVSHGWRWIHYQSMSASEEREHMEQAVATLTALFGKSPTGWYTGRDSPNTRRLVVEQGGFTYDSDYYGDDLPFWMPVSCSDGRVKSHLVIPYTLETNDMRFATPQGFNTAEQFYTYLKDSFDVLYEEGETAPKMLSIGMHCRLLGRPGRFRALQRFLDYIQQHERVWICTRQQIAEHWIKTHPAP, from the coding sequence ATGATGACAGAGATGACACATCTGGCGAGCCAGGCATCAGGCAGCAGTTATCCGCGTGACTTACGCGGTTATGCCGGTCAGCCACCGCACGCAAATTGGCCAGGTCAGGCACGTATTGCAGTGCAGTTTGTGCTCAATTACGAAGAGGGCGCAGAGAATCACGTTCTGCACGGTGATGCCGGGTCTGAGCAATTTTTATCCGATATTATCGGCGCAGCAAGTTATCCCGACCGCCATATGTCAATGGACTCGTTGTATGAGTATGGATCACGTGCTGGTTTCTGGCGTATTCATCATGAGTTTCAGAAACGCGGTTTACCGCTTTCTGTGTTTGGTGTTGCAATGGCACTGGCGCGTCATCCTGATATTGTTGAGGCGATAAAAGCCGCCGATTACGATGTGGTCAGTCACGGCTGGCGCTGGATCCATTATCAGTCGATGTCAGCGAGTGAAGAGCGCGAACACATGGAACAGGCGGTTGCAACCCTCACCGCGTTGTTTGGCAAGTCACCGACTGGCTGGTATACAGGGCGTGACAGCCCGAATACACGGCGTTTAGTGGTGGAACAAGGTGGGTTTACCTATGACAGTGACTATTACGGTGATGATCTGCCTTTCTGGATGCCAGTCAGCTGCAGCGATGGCAGGGTAAAATCACATTTGGTGATTCCCTACACACTTGAAACCAATGATATGCGTTTCGCCACGCCTCAGGGTTTTAATACCGCTGAACAGTTTTATACCTACCTTAAAGACAGTTTTGACGTGCTGTATGAAGAGGGTGAAACTGCACCCAAAATGTTATCCATAGGGATGCATTGTCGTCTGCTTGGCAGACCGGGACGTTTCCGCGCTTTACAGCGTTTCCTCGACTACATCCAGCAGCATGAGCGTGTGTGGATTTGTACCCGCCAGCAGATCGCTGAACACTGGATTAAAACGCACCCGGCGCCATGA
- the pucI gene encoding putative allantoin permease (ID:JIFNMEKO_00634;~source:Prodigal:2.6) — protein MPEHQQKNPTASPSSPANYSPRLCNDDLAPTRDQNWNWYNIFSFWMSDVHSLGGYVVAASFFALGLASWQVLLCLLVGICIVQLCANLVAKPSQMAGVPYAVICRQAFGVFGANIPAVIRGLIAFAWYGIQTWLASNALMLVALKFWPSLSSLTTSSWLRLSLLGWICFAIMWAAQAMVFWHGMNAIKRFIDVAGPAVYVVMLVLAGWILYRTGWDGISFTLASKNLTTGEQLWQMAAATALVVSYFSGPLLNFGDFARYGKSMKEIRRGNRWGLPFNFLLFSIVTVVIVSGSQSLFGRMITDPIETVSMVGSDLAVALGVLTMITATIGINIVANFVSPAFDFSNCSPQKISFRTGGMIAAVGSVLLTPWNLFQSPELIHYTLDVLGAFIGPLFGILLCDFYIIKKSKVSVDDLFNDTAKGKYWYSNGFNPKAIAALVPSVFIGLVIGFIPALHEVANFSWFIGVALGAGCYRWFAREDLAALRSNFITSVAADKR, from the coding sequence ATGCCAGAACATCAACAAAAAAACCCGACAGCATCACCATCTTCACCAGCTAACTATAGCCCGCGCTTGTGTAACGATGACCTTGCACCTACCCGTGATCAAAACTGGAACTGGTACAATATTTTTTCTTTCTGGATGTCAGATGTACACAGCCTTGGTGGCTATGTGGTGGCAGCCAGTTTCTTTGCCCTGGGTCTCGCCAGCTGGCAGGTATTGCTTTGTCTGTTGGTAGGCATCTGCATTGTGCAGCTTTGTGCTAATCTGGTGGCAAAACCCAGTCAGATGGCAGGCGTGCCTTACGCTGTTATCTGTCGTCAGGCATTTGGGGTGTTTGGCGCTAATATTCCTGCGGTAATTCGTGGTCTGATCGCTTTCGCTTGGTACGGTATACAAACCTGGCTCGCCTCCAACGCGTTGATGCTGGTAGCGCTGAAATTCTGGCCTTCATTATCTTCGCTGACCACCTCTTCCTGGCTGAGGCTCTCTCTGCTGGGGTGGATCTGCTTTGCTATCATGTGGGCGGCTCAGGCCATGGTCTTCTGGCATGGTATGAATGCCATCAAACGTTTCATCGATGTTGCAGGTCCCGCCGTATATGTTGTGATGCTGGTTCTGGCAGGCTGGATCCTCTACCGCACCGGCTGGGATGGCATCTCTTTCACACTGGCCAGCAAAAATCTGACCACGGGTGAACAGCTTTGGCAGATGGCAGCCGCCACCGCACTGGTTGTCTCTTATTTTTCCGGTCCCTTACTGAACTTCGGTGATTTTGCCCGCTATGGTAAAAGCATGAAAGAGATCCGTCGCGGTAACCGCTGGGGATTACCCTTCAACTTTCTGCTGTTCTCCATCGTCACAGTGGTGATTGTTTCTGGTTCACAATCGTTGTTTGGCCGAATGATCACAGACCCTATTGAGACAGTGAGCATGGTAGGCAGTGACCTCGCCGTTGCTCTTGGTGTGCTGACCATGATCACTGCCACCATCGGTATTAATATTGTGGCTAACTTTGTTTCACCCGCGTTTGATTTTTCTAACTGCTCACCACAGAAAATCAGCTTCCGCACCGGAGGCATGATTGCCGCTGTTGGTTCAGTTCTGCTGACACCCTGGAATCTTTTCCAGTCACCCGAGCTGATTCACTACACCCTTGATGTATTGGGTGCGTTTATCGGACCACTGTTCGGCATTCTGTTGTGTGATTTCTATATCATCAAAAAAAGCAAAGTATCGGTAGATGACCTGTTCAATGACACAGCAAAAGGCAAATACTGGTACAGCAACGGCTTTAATCCTAAAGCCATCGCCGCACTGGTGCCTTCGGTGTTTATCGGGCTGGTGATTGGCTTTATTCCGGCGTTACATGAAGTCGCCAATTTTAGCTGGTTTATTGGTGTAGCGTTAGGTGCCGGTTGTTACCGCTGGTTTGCCCGTGAAGATTTAGCCGCACTCAGGAGTAATTTCATCACTTCAGTCGCAGCTGATAAACGCTGA
- the hyuA_1 gene encoding Hydantoin racemase (ID:JIFNMEKO_00636;~source:Prodigal:2.6) produces MGKQIIQVINPNTSQEMTRTIAEAAQQAAGAETKILAVSPSQGVPSIEGHFDEAIAAIGVLEQVKAGREQGVCGHVIACFGDPGLPAAREIAQGPVVGIAEAAMHMATMVATRFSIVTTLPRTLIIARHLLRQYGFEHYCAALHAIDLPVLALEDGSGVAQQKVREACIQSKAQDGSGAIVLGCGGMASLARELTVELGIPVIDGVGAAVKMVESLVALGLSTSKYGDLAYPVNKTLSGQFVRLASK; encoded by the coding sequence GTGGGTAAGCAGATCATTCAGGTAATCAATCCCAATACCAGTCAGGAAATGACCCGTACTATCGCTGAAGCCGCACAACAGGCAGCGGGTGCAGAAACCAAAATTCTGGCAGTGTCCCCTTCGCAAGGGGTGCCTTCTATTGAGGGGCACTTTGATGAAGCGATTGCGGCTATCGGTGTTCTGGAGCAGGTAAAAGCCGGACGTGAACAGGGGGTCTGCGGGCATGTGATTGCCTGTTTTGGTGATCCGGGATTACCGGCCGCGCGGGAAATAGCACAAGGGCCTGTGGTCGGCATTGCTGAGGCAGCAATGCATATGGCGACGATGGTCGCGACCCGCTTTTCGATAGTAACAACATTGCCGAGAACGTTGATTATCGCCCGTCATCTGTTACGTCAGTATGGGTTTGAACATTATTGTGCGGCCTTGCATGCCATTGACTTACCCGTACTCGCTTTAGAGGATGGCAGTGGTGTCGCACAGCAAAAAGTACGCGAGGCTTGTATACAATCGAAAGCCCAGGATGGCAGTGGTGCGATTGTGCTCGGCTGTGGAGGAATGGCTTCTCTTGCTCGTGAGCTGACAGTGGAGCTCGGTATTCCGGTCATTGATGGCGTGGGAGCCGCAGTGAAGATGGTCGAGTCGCTGGTGGCATTAGGTTTATCAACCAGTAAGTACGGTGATTTAGCCTATCCGGTGAACAAAACACTTTCCGGTCAGTTTGTTCGTCTGGCGAGCAAATAA
- a CDS encoding hypothetical protein (ID:JIFNMEKO_00632;~source:Prodigal:2.6), whose product MSHFDTLLERAVPLAAEILERIESGELKIYGGTVRDLGGKIVKHLIFPPQGSESELKKTGQPYNEAINQLANQTNLLSMVNVIAVQQRTESIGKQLEVVSEKLDALDQKATSLLKSAKMHNLITLSEIKSKALVAIEEALYANQKQSDARFLRLHIIPLRRAFADLDTLLRTLLTDLSHQEVMENIHFIMLLADLKNKAAFVLGQTHIRLEEDELAQGYFQRNTDSNLLLRNKLEALKKTGAFTPHIISQQELEVLKVDVTMFKSLETQAAILSDQNQLALDLKVPQRLLLSEFASEIKMLEPS is encoded by the coding sequence ATGAGTCATTTTGACACGTTACTTGAACGGGCAGTGCCGCTTGCCGCCGAGATACTGGAGCGTATCGAAAGTGGTGAGTTGAAAATATACGGTGGTACGGTACGCGATCTCGGCGGTAAAATCGTCAAGCATCTTATTTTTCCACCACAAGGCAGTGAAAGTGAGCTGAAGAAAACCGGGCAGCCTTACAATGAAGCGATAAACCAGTTAGCAAATCAAACTAACCTGTTATCGATGGTAAATGTGATAGCTGTGCAGCAACGTACTGAGTCGATTGGTAAACAGCTTGAGGTCGTCAGTGAGAAACTCGACGCATTGGACCAAAAAGCCACTTCACTGCTTAAAAGTGCCAAAATGCATAATTTAATCACACTCAGTGAAATAAAAAGCAAAGCGCTGGTGGCGATTGAAGAAGCGTTATACGCCAATCAAAAACAGAGTGATGCGCGTTTTTTACGTTTGCATATTATACCGTTACGTCGTGCTTTTGCTGATTTAGATACCTTGCTGAGAACGCTACTGACAGACTTATCTCATCAGGAAGTGATGGAAAATATTCACTTCATCATGTTACTGGCTGATTTAAAAAACAAGGCGGCATTTGTGCTTGGTCAGACCCACATCCGGCTTGAAGAGGATGAACTGGCACAAGGCTATTTTCAACGTAATACGGATTCCAATCTGTTATTACGTAATAAGCTCGAAGCCCTGAAAAAGACCGGAGCATTCACCCCGCACATTATCAGTCAGCAGGAGCTGGAAGTACTGAAAGTTGATGTGACTATGTTTAAATCGCTTGAAACTCAGGCGGCGATACTCTCTGACCAGAATCAACTGGCACTCGATCTCAAGGTGCCGCAACGGCTGTTGTTAAGCGAGTTTGCCAGTGAGATTAAAATGCTCGAACCGTCCTGA
- the mltC gene encoding Membrane-bound lytic murein transglycosylase C (ID:JIFNMEKO_00639;~source:Prodigal:2.6): protein MIPAAFRGVRSILAMNNGMNKKLILLLLAGPLLISCSSNKPPEFHEEWVKDTNAFDILMGQFAHNIENIWGINEVLIAGPKDYVKYSDQYYTRSHINFEAGSITVETIAGTDPRASLRHAIITTLLIGDDPGNVDLYSDANDIRLGMEPLLYGQVLDNTGQPIRWQGRAASFADYLLANKLQRRQSGLHVIWSVTIPLVPNHLDKRAHKYLPMVREAAARYGVDTSLILAIMQIESSFNPYAVSHADALGLMQVVQHTAGVDVYRMKGKWGKPSRSYLLDPQNNIDAGTAYLSLLQGTYLAGISNPTSRRYAVITAYNGGAGSVLRVFSSDKGQAFNKINALSPSEVYQTLTSNHPSAESRRYLYKVNNAQKGYRRE, encoded by the coding sequence ATGATTCCTGCTGCTTTTCGCGGGGTCCGGTCAATTCTGGCAATGAACAATGGCATGAACAAAAAACTGATACTTTTGCTACTGGCAGGCCCGCTGCTTATCTCTTGTTCGAGCAATAAGCCACCTGAATTTCACGAAGAGTGGGTCAAAGATACCAACGCCTTTGATATTCTGATGGGCCAATTTGCCCATAACATTGAAAATATCTGGGGTATCAATGAGGTGTTGATCGCAGGCCCCAAAGATTATGTGAAGTACAGCGATCAATATTATACCCGTAGCCATATCAACTTTGAGGCAGGGAGTATCACTGTCGAAACCATCGCAGGAACCGACCCACGTGCCAGCTTGCGTCATGCGATCATCACCACGTTGTTAATTGGTGATGATCCGGGAAATGTCGATCTTTATTCTGATGCCAATGATATCCGCCTGGGAATGGAGCCTCTGCTCTACGGGCAGGTGCTGGATAATACCGGTCAGCCGATCCGCTGGCAGGGTCGTGCGGCCAGTTTTGCTGACTACCTGTTAGCTAACAAACTCCAGCGCCGTCAGTCAGGTTTACACGTTATCTGGTCGGTCACCATTCCTTTAGTCCCTAACCATCTCGATAAACGTGCACATAAATACTTACCGATGGTACGTGAAGCCGCCGCGCGTTACGGGGTCGATACCTCACTGATCCTCGCGATTATGCAGATTGAATCGAGTTTCAACCCCTATGCGGTAAGCCATGCCGATGCACTTGGCCTGATGCAAGTCGTGCAGCACACTGCCGGGGTGGATGTTTATCGTATGAAAGGAAAATGGGGTAAACCAAGTCGCAGTTATTTACTTGATCCTCAAAATAATATCGATGCCGGAACCGCCTACCTCTCTCTGCTACAGGGGACTTACCTTGCCGGGATCAGTAACCCGACCTCACGTCGCTATGCAGTGATTACTGCCTATAATGGTGGGGCCGGTAGCGTATTACGGGTGTTCTCCAGTGATAAAGGCCAGGCGTTTAACAAAATTAATGCCCTTTCCCCTTCTGAAGTGTACCAGACACTGACCAGCAATCATCCTTCTGCGGAGTCACGACGTTATCTCTATAAAGTCAACAACGCGCAGAAAGGCTATCGTCGCGAATAA
- the speC gene encoding Constitutive ornithine decarboxylase (ID:JIFNMEKO_00638;~source:Prodigal:2.6) — protein MTPLKIAASTTVAIHLQTGREVVTLDNTDFTDVAAVVISVADSRSGILTLLRRTGFELPVFIVTEGDESEGELPEVTGYLTGASEDAARLEAAAAEYQSQLLPPFFRTLTKYVAMDNVTFACPGHQGGAFFKKHPAGQQFYRFFGENIFRADMCNADVKLGHLLIHEGSAKHAQKFAARVFNADKTYFVLNGTSSANKVVTNALLTEGDLVLFDRNNHKSNHHGALIQAGATPVYLETARNPFGFIGGIDAHCFDEHYLRRAIARAAPGREVEPRPFRLAVIQLGTYDGTVYNARQVIDTIGHLCDYILFDSAWVGYEQFIPVMEACSPLLLELSASDPGIFVTQSVHKQQAGFSQTSQIHKKDNHIRGQARFCPHKRLNNAFMLHASTSPFYPLFAALDVNARMHQGPAGRRLWHECVTLGIDTRKAILKQYQLIRPFVPDLVEGKPWQDAPTEQIAAESRYFSFTPDAAWHGFEGYQAGQYQIDPCKLLLTTPGIDVQTGRYETFGVPAAILAHYLRENGLVPEKSDLSSLLFLLTPAESAEKMARLVARLVLFEQHLAENALLRDVLPTIYRKHAKRYEVYTLRQLCEEMHQLYVRHDVKGLQKAMFRQASMPEVAMDARHAHQAFIRGQVELLPISDAAGRIAAEGALPYPPGVLCVVPGERWGGAVQRYFLALEEGVNLLPGFSPELQGVYVDTDASGKKRLMGNVISQ, from the coding sequence ATGACACCGTTAAAAATAGCTGCCAGTACTACTGTTGCCATTCATCTGCAAACTGGCCGTGAAGTAGTCACTCTTGATAATACTGATTTTACTGATGTGGCCGCGGTCGTGATTTCGGTTGCCGACTCACGTAGCGGTATTCTGACGTTGCTGCGTCGTACCGGATTTGAACTTCCGGTGTTTATCGTGACAGAAGGTGACGAGAGTGAAGGTGAACTGCCCGAGGTCACGGGCTATCTCACTGGCGCCAGCGAGGATGCTGCACGCCTTGAGGCTGCTGCGGCAGAGTATCAGTCACAGCTGTTGCCGCCGTTCTTCAGGACTCTGACTAAATATGTGGCAATGGATAATGTCACCTTTGCCTGTCCTGGACATCAGGGCGGGGCTTTTTTTAAAAAGCACCCGGCAGGACAGCAGTTTTACCGTTTTTTTGGTGAAAATATCTTCCGTGCTGATATGTGCAATGCCGATGTCAAGTTAGGCCATTTACTGATCCATGAGGGGTCAGCAAAACATGCGCAGAAATTCGCGGCTCGGGTATTTAATGCAGATAAAACCTATTTTGTCCTCAACGGCACTTCCAGTGCCAATAAGGTGGTGACCAATGCGTTGCTGACCGAAGGGGATTTGGTATTGTTTGATCGTAACAACCACAAATCTAACCATCATGGCGCATTGATTCAGGCAGGTGCGACGCCGGTTTACCTGGAAACAGCGCGTAATCCGTTTGGTTTTATAGGTGGCATTGATGCGCACTGCTTTGATGAACACTATCTGCGTCGTGCGATAGCGCGTGCGGCTCCCGGTCGTGAAGTTGAACCACGCCCGTTTCGCCTTGCCGTTATCCAACTGGGTACTTACGATGGTACGGTCTACAACGCTCGTCAGGTGATTGATACTATTGGTCATTTGTGTGATTACATTCTGTTTGATTCCGCCTGGGTAGGGTATGAGCAGTTTATTCCGGTGATGGAAGCCTGCTCGCCATTGTTGCTTGAGCTGAGCGCCAGCGACCCGGGGATTTTCGTCACTCAGTCGGTGCATAAGCAACAGGCCGGTTTTTCTCAGACGTCACAGATCCACAAAAAAGATAACCATATTCGCGGACAGGCGCGATTTTGTCCGCACAAAAGGCTGAACAATGCCTTTATGCTACATGCCTCAACCAGTCCGTTTTATCCGCTGTTCGCGGCACTGGATGTGAATGCCAGGATGCACCAGGGTCCTGCCGGGCGGCGCTTATGGCATGAGTGCGTGACATTAGGAATTGATACGCGCAAAGCGATACTAAAACAGTATCAGCTCATTCGTCCCTTTGTGCCGGATCTTGTCGAAGGAAAGCCCTGGCAAGATGCCCCTACCGAACAGATCGCTGCGGAGAGCCGCTATTTTAGTTTCACACCAGATGCCGCCTGGCATGGGTTTGAGGGGTATCAGGCGGGGCAATATCAGATAGATCCCTGTAAATTGCTGCTCACCACGCCCGGTATTGATGTCCAGACGGGACGTTATGAGACTTTTGGGGTGCCTGCGGCGATCCTTGCACATTATCTGCGAGAGAATGGCCTGGTACCGGAAAAAAGTGATCTGAGTTCACTGTTGTTTTTGCTTACCCCCGCCGAAAGTGCGGAAAAAATGGCCCGTCTGGTGGCACGTTTGGTTCTGTTTGAGCAGCATCTTGCAGAAAATGCCTTGCTACGCGATGTCCTGCCTACCATTTATCGTAAACACGCAAAACGCTATGAAGTCTACACACTGCGTCAGTTGTGTGAAGAGATGCACCAGCTTTATGTGCGACACGATGTGAAGGGCCTGCAAAAAGCGATGTTCCGCCAGGCGAGCATGCCAGAAGTTGCGATGGATGCACGTCACGCACATCAGGCCTTCATTCGTGGACAAGTCGAGTTGTTGCCAATCAGTGATGCCGCCGGGCGTATTGCTGCCGAGGGTGCGCTGCCTTATCCTCCGGGTGTGTTGTGTGTGGTGCCTGGGGAGCGATGGGGAGGTGCAGTTCAACGCTACTTCCTAGCGCTGGAAGAGGGTGTCAACTTGTTACCCGGTTTTTCACCGGAGTTACAGGGAGTGTATGTTGACACGGATGCGTCAGGTAAAAAACGGCTGATGGGGAATGTGATTAGCCAATGA
- the mutY gene encoding Adenine DNA glycosylase (ID:JIFNMEKO_00641;~source:Prodigal:2.6) — protein sequence MMQAHQFSQQVLDWFALYGRKTLPWQLEKTAYKVWLSEVMLQQTQVATVIPYFTRFMARFPTVSDLARAPLDEVLHLWTGLGYYARARNLHKAAIVIDEQYQGKYPEKFAEIVALPGVGRSTAGAILSLALEQPWPILDGNVKRVLARCYAISGWPGKKEVENALWQKSEQVTPTTQTGDFNQAMMDLGALVCTRSKPKCTLCPLHNGCQASATQRWADFPGKKPAKTLPVRSGWLLMMAENNHVWLEQRPPVGLWGGLFCFPQFTDEEAMIAWLTQRGLDKFPRQQQIAFRHTFSHFHLDIVPVLVALKTGHTLMEHGAGLWYNITQPPAVGLAAPVERLLKTLSPSITQKDTATDE from the coding sequence ATGATGCAGGCGCATCAGTTCTCACAACAAGTCCTGGACTGGTTTGCTCTGTATGGACGCAAAACACTGCCCTGGCAGCTGGAAAAAACAGCTTATAAAGTCTGGCTTTCAGAAGTGATGCTGCAGCAAACCCAGGTGGCTACCGTCATTCCCTACTTTACGCGGTTTATGGCTCGATTTCCCACGGTCAGCGATCTGGCAAGAGCCCCGCTCGATGAAGTGTTGCATCTGTGGACTGGCCTCGGCTACTACGCGCGTGCCAGAAATTTGCACAAAGCAGCGATAGTGATCGATGAACAATACCAGGGGAAATATCCGGAAAAATTTGCTGAGATTGTCGCTTTGCCTGGCGTCGGACGCTCAACCGCAGGCGCCATTCTCTCTCTGGCACTAGAGCAACCCTGGCCAATTCTGGATGGTAACGTAAAACGGGTACTGGCACGCTGCTATGCAATTTCAGGCTGGCCTGGGAAAAAAGAGGTAGAAAATGCCCTCTGGCAAAAAAGTGAGCAGGTTACCCCAACGACACAGACCGGCGATTTTAATCAGGCAATGATGGATCTTGGCGCGCTGGTTTGCACTCGTAGTAAACCAAAATGCACCTTGTGTCCGCTGCATAATGGCTGTCAGGCTTCCGCTACGCAACGCTGGGCTGATTTCCCGGGCAAAAAGCCTGCTAAAACACTGCCAGTTCGCAGCGGCTGGCTATTGATGATGGCTGAAAATAATCATGTCTGGCTGGAGCAACGTCCTCCGGTGGGGTTGTGGGGAGGGCTGTTTTGTTTCCCGCAGTTTACCGATGAGGAAGCGATGATCGCCTGGCTTACACAACGCGGCCTGGACAAGTTTCCGCGTCAGCAGCAGATTGCTTTTCGCCATACCTTCAGCCATTTCCATCTTGATATTGTGCCAGTGCTTGTGGCGCTAAAAACAGGCCATACTCTGATGGAGCATGGTGCGGGTCTCTGGTATAACATAACGCAGCCGCCGGCAGTTGGCCTCGCGGCACCAGTAGAACGCTTGCTAAAAACGCTTTCGCCCTCCATCACACAGAAGGATACCGCAACCGATGAGTAG